A stretch of Lathyrus oleraceus cultivar Zhongwan6 chromosome 6, CAAS_Psat_ZW6_1.0, whole genome shotgun sequence DNA encodes these proteins:
- the LOC127091284 gene encoding elongation factor 1-alpha, translated as MGKEKVHINIVVIGHVDSGKSTTTGHLIYKLGGIDKRVIERFEKEAAEMNKRSFKYAWVLDKLKAERERGITIDIALWKFETTKYYCTVIDAPGHRDFIKNMITGTSQADCAVLIIDSTTGGFEAGISKDGQTREHALLAFTLGVKQMICCCNKMDATTPKYSKARYDEIVKEVSSYLKKVGYNPEKVPFVPISGFEGDNMIERSTNLDWYKGPTLLEALDNINEPKRPSDKPLRLPLQDVYKIGGIGTVPVGRVETGVIKPGMVVTFAPTGLQTEVKSVEMHHEALTEALPGDNVGFNVKNVAVKDLKRGFVASNSKDDPAKEAANFTSQVIIMNHPGQIGNGYAPVLDCHTSHIAVKFAELLTKIDRRSGKEIEKEPKFLKNGDAGIIKMVPTKPMVVETFSEYPPLGRFAVRDMRQTVAVGVIKAVEKKEPTGPKATKSALKKK; from the exons ATGGGAAAAGAGAAGGTTCAcattaacattgttgtcattgGCCATGTCGACTCAGGCAAGTCGACTACCACTGGTCACTTGATCTACAAGCTTGGAGGTATTGACAAGCGTGTGATTGAGAGGTTTGAGAAAGAAGCTGCTGAGATGAACAAGCGTTCATTCAAGTATGCCTGGGTGCTTGACAAGCTCAAGGCCGAGCGTGAAAGAGGTATCACAATTGATATTGCTTTGTGGAAGTTTGAGACAACCAAGTACTACTGCACTGTCATTGATGCCCCCGGCCACAGGGATTTCATTAAGAACATGATTACTGGTACCTCCCAGGCTGACTGTGCTGTTCTCATCATTGATTCCACTACTGGTGGTTTTGAAGCTGGAATTTCCAAGGATGGACAGACCCGGGAGCATGCTCTACTTGCTTTCACTCTTGGTGTGAAGCAAATGATTTGTTGCTGTAACAAG ATGGATGCAACTACACCCAAATACTCAAAGGCTAGGTACGATGAAATCGTGAAGGAAGTTTCATCCTATTTGAAGAAGGTTGGCTATAATCCTGAAAAAGTCCCATTTGTTCCCATTTCTGGTTTTGAGGGAGATAACATGATTGAGCGCTCTACAAATCTTGACTGGTACAAGGGTCCTACCCTTCTTGAGGCCCTTGACAATATCAACGAGCCTAAGAGGCCATCAGACAAGCCCCTCCGATTACCCCTTCAGGATGTCTACAAGATTGGAGGAATTGGAACTGTGCCTGTGGGACGTGTTGAGACTGGTGTCATCAAACCTGGAATGGTCGTCACTTTTGCTCCAACTGGGCTACAAACTGAAGTCAAGTCTGTGGAGATGCACCATGAAGCTCTCACTGAGGCCCTTCCCGGTGACAATGTTGGGTTCAATGTTAAGAATGTCGCTGTTAAGGATCTCAAGCGAGGTTTTGTTGCCTCAAACTCCAAGGATGACCCAGCCAAGGAGGCTGCTAACTTTACATCTCAAGTGATCATCATGAATCACCCTGGTCAGATTGGAAATGGCTATGCCCCTGTTCTTGACTGCCATACCTCCCACATTGCTGTAAAGTTTGCTGAGCTTCTTACCAAGATTGACAGACGTTCTGGTAAAGAGATTGAAAAGGAGCCCAAATTCCTGAAGAATGGTGATGCAGGTATTATTAAGATGGTTCCCACCAAGCCCATGGTGGTTGAGACTTTCTCCGAATATCCTCCACTTGGTCGTTTTGCTGTGAGGGACATGCGACAAACTGTGGCTGTTGGAGTCATCAAGGCTGTGGAGAAGAAGGAACCCACTGGACCTAAGGCCACTAAGTCAGCCTTGAAGAAGAAGTGA